The following are encoded in a window of Longimicrobiaceae bacterium genomic DNA:
- a CDS encoding DUF2721 domain-containing protein — translation MEPNLPDALSVLSAMITPAVLISACGSLIMATSSRANRAVDRARDVAALFAALQQAPPERELLDEERRMLFRQLDLTTRRSRLLQRALARLYSALGTFVATSVAIGLVAVSGRQYTWVPVALGLLGAGLLLYASLLLVRESRVALEALEAEMDFIWREGRHRATPELLNLHRAAPRVFFRWRRG, via the coding sequence ATGGAACCCAACCTTCCCGACGCGCTGTCCGTGCTGTCGGCCATGATCACGCCCGCCGTGCTGATCTCGGCGTGCGGGTCGCTGATCATGGCTACGTCCAGCCGGGCGAACCGCGCGGTGGACCGGGCACGCGACGTGGCCGCGCTGTTCGCGGCGCTCCAGCAGGCGCCGCCGGAGCGCGAGCTGCTGGACGAGGAGCGGCGGATGCTGTTCCGGCAGCTCGACCTCACCACGCGCCGCTCGCGGCTGCTGCAGCGGGCGCTGGCGCGCCTGTACTCGGCGCTGGGGACGTTCGTGGCCACCAGCGTGGCGATCGGGCTGGTCGCCGTGAGCGGACGGCAGTACACGTGGGTGCCCGTCGCGCTCGGGCTGCTCGGCGCGGGGCTGCTGCTGTACGCCAGCCTGCTGCTGGTGCGCGAGTCGCGCGTGGCCCTGGAGGCGCTGGAGGCGGAGATGGACTTCATCTGGCGCGAGGGCAGGCACCGCGCGACGCCGGAGCTGCTGAACCTGCACCGTGCAGCGCCGCGAGTCTTCTTCCGCTGGCGCCGCGGCTGA
- a CDS encoding prohibitin family protein, with the protein MSTVQIPMGRPSVSRGGNGVPALVKSIPVILGLLLVVTLLTGAFTYINPGNVGIKIDKLGGGVERAPLMPGMHFRMPFTTEIEEYPVFMQTLVLARTSNEGSENNDEINVNSVEGQPVSMDVSLSFELDPSRTPLLYTTFRTDIQAIQHGYVKQAIRQALQEVVGGEEIAAILGPKKAETVAHAQRLITNRLSPYGFMVKQFTINEIRAPGAVMEAINTKNVMQQQALTAQNELQKNTFQAQGDSIKAQGRAKAILAEAEAQAKANQLLAQSITPTLVQYEMTKRWDGKMPQVTGGATPLLQLPRQ; encoded by the coding sequence ATGTCTACCGTGCAGATTCCCATGGGCCGCCCGTCCGTCTCGCGCGGCGGGAACGGCGTTCCCGCGCTGGTGAAGTCCATTCCCGTCATCCTCGGCCTGCTGCTGGTGGTGACGCTGCTCACGGGCGCGTTCACGTACATCAACCCCGGCAACGTGGGAATCAAGATCGACAAGCTGGGCGGCGGGGTGGAGCGCGCGCCGCTCATGCCCGGCATGCACTTCCGCATGCCGTTCACCACCGAGATCGAGGAGTATCCGGTCTTCATGCAGACGCTGGTGCTGGCGCGCACCAGCAACGAGGGCTCGGAGAACAACGACGAGATCAACGTGAACAGCGTGGAGGGCCAGCCGGTGTCGATGGACGTGTCGCTCTCGTTCGAGCTGGACCCGTCGCGCACGCCGCTGCTGTACACCACGTTCCGCACCGACATCCAGGCCATCCAGCACGGATACGTGAAGCAGGCGATCCGTCAGGCGCTGCAGGAGGTGGTGGGCGGCGAGGAGATCGCGGCGATCCTGGGACCCAAGAAGGCCGAGACGGTGGCGCACGCCCAGCGGCTCATCACCAACCGCCTGTCGCCGTACGGTTTCATGGTCAAGCAGTTCACCATCAACGAGATCCGCGCGCCGGGCGCCGTGATGGAGGCCATCAACACCAAGAACGTGATGCAGCAGCAGGCGCTCACCGCGCAGAACGAGCTGCAGAAGAACACGTTCCAGGCGCAGGGCGACAGCATCAAGGCGCAGGGCCGCGCCAAGGCGATCCTGGCCGAGGCCGAGGCGCAGGCCAAGGCCAACCAGCTGCTGGCGCAGAGCATCACGCCCACCCTGGTGCAGTACGAGATGACCAAGCGCTGGGACGGCAAGATGCCCCAGGTCACCGGCGGCGCCACCCCGCTGCTCCAGCTTCCCAGGCAGTAG
- a CDS encoding DUF5990 family protein, whose translation MPAEITLRITVVAPPAGVTFRVQRGKSDLEPPVEVDARHLSFDVTVRVVDPRPDGSPDFRGPCVQGRPGERFVYVNSGTSAGQAGSCWTRRMKVHLAGIPRELADRALADPSLRLEARVAGTARDGGPACATVPLLGGGWKAVSTAATATPA comes from the coding sequence GTGCCCGCTGAGATCACGCTCCGCATCACCGTCGTCGCGCCGCCGGCGGGCGTCACCTTCCGCGTGCAGCGCGGCAAGTCGGACCTGGAGCCGCCGGTGGAGGTGGACGCACGGCATCTCTCGTTCGACGTGACGGTGCGCGTGGTGGACCCGCGGCCGGACGGCTCGCCGGACTTCCGCGGGCCGTGCGTGCAAGGGCGGCCCGGCGAGCGGTTCGTCTACGTCAACTCCGGCACCAGCGCCGGCCAGGCGGGTTCCTGCTGGACGCGGCGGATGAAGGTCCACCTCGCCGGCATCCCCCGCGAGCTGGCGGACCGCGCGCTTGCGGACCCGTCGCTGCGCCTGGAGGCGCGCGTGGCGGGCACGGCGCGAGACGGCGGCCCCGCGTGCGCGACCGTCCCGCTCCTGGGCGGAGGCTGGAAAGCGGTCTCGACCGCCGCGACCGCCACCCCGGCCTGA